The following are encoded in a window of Nocardioides houyundeii genomic DNA:
- a CDS encoding phosphomannose isomerase type II C-terminal cupin domain: MLASEERPWGSWHVIDDGQGYKVKRIHVNPGQRLSYQTHEHRSEHWVVIFGMATCVIDGETIVAGPGHSVDVAQGAAHRITNMHSEELVIIEVQHGNYTGEDDICRLEDDYGRHEAESLSS, from the coding sequence ATGCTCGCTTCCGAGGAACGTCCCTGGGGCTCCTGGCACGTGATCGACGACGGTCAGGGCTACAAGGTCAAGCGTATCCACGTGAACCCGGGTCAGCGCCTGTCCTACCAGACCCACGAGCACCGCTCGGAGCACTGGGTCGTCATCTTTGGGATGGCGACCTGCGTGATCGACGGCGAGACCATCGTCGCCGGTCCGGGGCACTCGGTCGACGTGGCGCAGGGCGCGGCACACCGGATCACCAACATGCACTCCGAGGAGCTCGTCATCATCGAGGTGCAGCACGGGAACTACACCGGCGAGGACGACATCTGCCGACTCGAGGACGACTACGGGCGTCACGAGGCGGAAAGCCTCAGTTCCTGA
- a CDS encoding acyltransferase family protein gives MPQTADSLDIAPSWGARILGIEGMRAIAALSVVVGHTVAAMAPQASSEGGIVWRLLSPATQGLTLFFVLSGFLLFRPFVTSVVSGTRAPGWARFLRNRAVRILPAYVFILLVTSYVLGVARLSDQSAAVSAEGAGRLPLVDLLWSLPLVQTFNPEQMRTGIGVAWSLTVETCFYALVPLCALAAARLARPLGRWAAVLAPAAAFLAVGVAGKIWLLWETRNMSEAAKFNFEWGQTWSAVVARSILVHGDLFAYGMAAAVLYVAVEQGAIGRDRAAAMRLPLIVTAIAGAGAASVGSLLIFQDAAAAIACTAALLFLVLPTRRGAAAGSARLMEWAPSGSSGSCPMAFICGTLASSGGCSSVDGASRTRSWGFSLTSPLLLL, from the coding sequence ATGCCTCAGACTGCGGACAGCCTAGACATCGCGCCGTCGTGGGGCGCTCGAATCCTAGGAATCGAGGGGATGCGCGCGATCGCCGCACTGTCGGTTGTGGTCGGGCACACGGTGGCGGCAATGGCGCCTCAGGCCTCAAGCGAGGGCGGGATCGTCTGGCGCCTCCTGTCCCCAGCTACCCAGGGCCTCACCCTGTTCTTCGTGCTGTCAGGCTTCTTGCTCTTTCGACCGTTCGTGACGTCCGTAGTCTCAGGCACGCGAGCCCCGGGTTGGGCCAGGTTCTTGCGCAACCGAGCCGTGCGTATCTTGCCGGCTTACGTCTTTATCCTGCTCGTAACGAGCTACGTGCTAGGCGTGGCTCGCTTATCCGATCAGTCTGCGGCCGTCTCGGCGGAGGGGGCTGGACGACTACCGCTCGTCGACCTGCTCTGGTCACTTCCGCTCGTACAGACGTTCAATCCGGAGCAGATGCGTACAGGAATTGGCGTCGCATGGTCGCTGACCGTTGAAACTTGCTTCTATGCGCTTGTTCCCTTATGCGCGTTGGCCGCTGCACGTCTTGCCAGGCCACTTGGAAGGTGGGCTGCCGTACTGGCGCCGGCTGCGGCGTTTCTCGCTGTGGGAGTTGCTGGAAAGATCTGGCTGCTCTGGGAGACTCGCAATATGTCTGAGGCCGCAAAGTTCAACTTTGAGTGGGGCCAGACCTGGAGCGCGGTGGTCGCGCGATCAATCCTGGTGCATGGTGACCTCTTCGCGTACGGAATGGCCGCCGCGGTGTTGTATGTGGCCGTCGAGCAGGGGGCTATTGGCCGGGATCGAGCCGCGGCGATGCGCCTTCCGCTGATAGTGACGGCCATTGCTGGCGCCGGAGCGGCGAGCGTGGGCAGTCTCCTGATCTTCCAGGACGCGGCGGCTGCCATCGCATGTACCGCCGCCCTGCTGTTCCTGGTTCTCCCGACCAGAAGAGGGGCGGCCGCTGGTTCCGCCCGTCTAATGGAATGGGCCCCCTCAGGTTCCTCGGGCTCGTGTCCTATGGCATTTATCTGTGGCACATTGGCGTCATCTGGTGGTTGCAGCAGCGTGGATGGGGCTTCTCGGACTCGCTCCTGGGGTTTCTCGCTAACCTCGCCCTTGTTGCTGCTCTGA
- a CDS encoding sugar nucleotide-binding protein: MPLPSLETTPIPGLVVVRLDLREDARGFFKENWQREKMLAIGLPDFGPVQNNVSFNSDRGVTRGIHTEPWDKFISLATGRIFGAWVDMREGETFGATFTLEMDPSVAIFVPRGVGNSYQTLEDNTAYTYLVNQHWRPGITYPALSLADPTVAIEWPIPLTEAIISDKDQDNPDLDPATAIARPKTLIIGAKGQLGRALQADFPGADLVDLDELDMTDAAAVAAWPWVDYDLVLNAAAYTAVDKAETPEGRVTAWAANASAPATLARLSREHGFTLVHYSSEYVFDGTAPLDPGHREDEPLSPLGVYAQTKAAGDIAVGQATRHYILRTSWVIGEGNNFVRTMKSLADKGVSPSVVGDQVGRLTFTTELSRATKHLLESGAEFGTYNVSNGGPAQSWCEVAKQVFELAGRRADDVSATTTEEYYAGKEGLSPRPLNSALDLSKIRATGFEPEPALKALRRYLP; encoded by the coding sequence GTGCCGCTCCCATCTCTCGAGACCACTCCGATCCCCGGCCTGGTCGTCGTCCGCCTCGACCTGCGCGAGGACGCCCGCGGGTTCTTCAAGGAGAACTGGCAGCGGGAGAAGATGCTGGCCATCGGCCTGCCCGACTTCGGACCGGTGCAGAACAACGTCTCCTTCAACTCCGACCGCGGGGTGACTCGCGGCATCCACACCGAGCCGTGGGACAAGTTCATCTCCCTGGCCACCGGCCGGATCTTCGGCGCCTGGGTGGACATGCGCGAGGGCGAGACCTTCGGCGCCACCTTCACCCTGGAGATGGACCCCTCGGTGGCGATCTTCGTGCCGCGCGGGGTGGGCAACAGCTACCAGACGCTCGAGGACAACACCGCCTACACCTACCTGGTCAACCAGCACTGGCGTCCGGGCATCACCTACCCGGCGCTCTCCCTGGCCGACCCGACGGTCGCCATCGAGTGGCCGATCCCGCTGACCGAGGCGATCATCTCGGACAAGGACCAGGACAACCCCGACCTGGACCCGGCCACCGCGATCGCCCGACCCAAGACGCTGATCATCGGCGCGAAGGGTCAGTTGGGCCGCGCCCTGCAGGCCGACTTCCCGGGTGCCGACCTGGTCGACCTGGACGAGCTGGACATGACCGACGCTGCCGCGGTCGCCGCCTGGCCGTGGGTCGACTACGACCTGGTGCTCAACGCCGCTGCCTACACCGCAGTCGACAAGGCCGAGACCCCCGAGGGTCGGGTGACCGCCTGGGCGGCCAACGCGTCCGCGCCCGCGACGCTCGCCCGGCTCTCCCGCGAGCACGGCTTCACGCTGGTGCACTACTCCTCGGAGTACGTCTTCGACGGCACCGCGCCCCTCGACCCCGGCCACCGCGAGGACGAGCCGCTGTCCCCGCTGGGCGTCTACGCCCAGACCAAGGCCGCCGGCGACATCGCCGTCGGGCAGGCGACGAGGCACTACATCCTGCGCACCTCGTGGGTGATCGGTGAGGGCAACAACTTCGTGCGCACCATGAAGAGCCTCGCCGACAAGGGCGTCTCCCCCAGCGTGGTCGGTGACCAGGTCGGGCGTCTGACCTTCACCACCGAGCTCTCCCGCGCCACCAAGCACCTGCTGGAGTCGGGTGCCGAGTTCGGCACCTACAACGTCTCCAACGGCGGCCCCGCGCAGTCGTGGTGCGAGGTCGCCAAGCAGGTCTTCGAGCTCGCTGGCCGCCGCGCCGACGACGTCTCGGCCACCACCACCGAGGAGTACTACGCGGGCAAGGAGGGCCTCTCCCCGCGCCCGCTCAACAGCGCGCTTGACCTGTCGAAGATCCGGGCCACCGGCTTCGAGCCTGAGCCCGCCTTGAAGGCGCTTCGGCGCTACCTGCCCTGA
- the rfbB gene encoding dTDP-glucose 4,6-dehydratase: MDRLLVTGGAGFIGSNFVHYLMEHTDARVTVLDKLTYASTKESLDGLPEDRVKLFVGDIADAAVVDPLVAEHDAVVHYAAESHNDNSLHDPSPFIQTNIMGTFVILEAVRKHGVRLHHISTDEVYGDLELDDPKRFTEDTPYNPSSPYSASKAGSDHLVRAWVRSFGVQATVSNCSNNYGPWQHIEKFIPRQITEVIDGRRPKLYGSGENVRDWIHADDHSSAVWTILNKGAIGETYLIGADGERSNLQVVQQILRHFGRPEDDFDHVNDRAGHDLRYAIESGKLRTELGWEPRFQDFEDGLGRTIEWYQEHQDWWRPAKDATEAAYAAKGQ; this comes from the coding sequence ATGGATCGACTTCTCGTGACCGGTGGTGCCGGCTTCATCGGCTCCAACTTCGTGCACTACCTGATGGAGCACACCGACGCTCGAGTGACGGTGCTGGACAAGCTCACCTACGCCTCCACCAAAGAGTCGCTGGATGGGCTCCCGGAGGACCGGGTGAAGCTGTTCGTGGGCGACATCGCGGACGCCGCCGTGGTCGACCCGCTGGTCGCCGAGCACGACGCCGTGGTGCACTACGCCGCGGAGTCGCACAACGACAACTCGCTGCACGACCCCTCGCCGTTCATCCAGACCAACATCATGGGGACCTTCGTCATCCTGGAGGCGGTGCGCAAGCACGGTGTCCGGCTGCACCACATCTCCACCGACGAGGTGTACGGCGACCTGGAGCTCGACGATCCCAAGCGGTTCACCGAGGACACCCCTTACAACCCGAGCAGCCCGTACTCCGCCTCCAAGGCGGGATCCGACCACCTGGTCCGGGCCTGGGTGCGCAGCTTCGGCGTGCAGGCGACGGTGTCGAACTGCTCCAACAACTACGGGCCGTGGCAGCACATCGAGAAGTTCATCCCGCGCCAGATCACCGAGGTGATCGACGGCCGCCGCCCCAAGCTCTACGGCTCCGGTGAGAACGTGCGCGACTGGATCCACGCCGACGACCACTCCTCCGCGGTGTGGACCATCCTCAACAAGGGCGCCATCGGCGAGACCTACCTGATCGGTGCGGACGGCGAGCGGTCCAACCTGCAGGTGGTCCAGCAGATCCTGCGGCACTTCGGTCGTCCCGAGGACGACTTCGACCACGTCAACGACCGGGCCGGCCACGACCTGCGCTACGCCATCGAGTCGGGCAAGCTGCGCACCGAGCTGGGCTGGGAGCCGAGGTTCCAGGACTTCGAGGACGGCCTGGGCCGCACCATCGAGTGGTACCAGGAGCACCAGGACTGGTGGCGTCCCGCAAAGGACGCGACCGAGGCCGCCTACGCCGCGAAGGGCCAGTGA
- the rfbA gene encoding glucose-1-phosphate thymidylyltransferase RfbA, translating to MRGIILAGGTGSRLHPITQGISKQLVPVYDKPMIYYPLSTLMLAGIRDVLVITTPHEAEAFERLLGDGSQFGINLTFARQPSPDGLAQAFLIGKEHIGSDTAGLVLGDNIFYGTGVGSHLSEFANIEGAAVFGYHVADPSAYGVVEFDGHGRAISLEEKPEEPKSNYAVPGLYFYDSDVVAYAEELKPSPRGELEITDLNRRYLEEGRLQVKVLPRGTAWLDTGTFDSLNDASNFVRTIESRQGTKIGAPEEVAWRQGWLSDEELLQRAQPLRKSGYGSYLAGLLDDR from the coding sequence ATGCGTGGAATCATTCTGGCCGGCGGCACGGGATCGCGACTGCACCCGATCACCCAGGGAATCAGCAAGCAGCTCGTGCCGGTCTACGACAAGCCGATGATCTACTACCCCCTCTCCACGCTGATGCTGGCCGGCATTCGCGACGTGCTGGTGATCACCACCCCGCACGAGGCTGAGGCGTTCGAGCGGCTGCTCGGCGACGGCTCGCAGTTCGGCATCAACCTCACCTTCGCCCGCCAGCCCAGCCCCGACGGCCTGGCCCAGGCGTTCCTGATCGGCAAGGAGCACATCGGCTCCGACACCGCGGGCCTGGTTCTCGGCGACAACATCTTCTACGGCACCGGCGTGGGCAGCCACCTCTCCGAGTTCGCCAACATCGAGGGTGCCGCGGTCTTCGGCTACCACGTCGCCGACCCGTCGGCGTACGGCGTGGTCGAGTTCGACGGCCACGGCCGCGCCATCTCCCTGGAGGAGAAGCCGGAGGAGCCCAAGAGCAACTACGCGGTGCCCGGCCTCTACTTCTATGACAGCGACGTCGTCGCCTATGCCGAGGAGCTCAAGCCCTCGCCGCGCGGCGAGCTCGAGATCACCGACCTCAACCGCCGCTACCTCGAAGAGGGGCGGCTCCAGGTCAAGGTGCTGCCCCGCGGCACCGCGTGGCTCGACACCGGGACGTTCGACTCCCTGAACGACGCCTCCAACTTCGTGCGCACCATCGAGAGTCGCCAGGGCACCAAGATCGGTGCCCCCGAGGAGGTCGCCTGGCGCCAGGGCTGGCTCAGCGACGAGGAGCTGCTCCAGCGCGCCCAGCCGCTGCGCAAGAGCGGCTACGGCAGTTACCTCGCAGGGCTTCTCGACGACCGCTGA
- a CDS encoding sugar transferase, with protein sequence MRTIPVLVLFADLVLIVSTIAFAAVVRGRITIFGDAAEIASTVVGGVMVFMTVAWVGSIALIGGYEPQVFDSGLDEYKRVLRGSLLAAGAIGIACYLLQYELSRGFFVIAFLVGIVELIIGRFIFRRLTFAARRRGHLLHKVLIAGSRSHADELALNLKRERRLGYRVTGVVTPAYDMSPKTRSGIAVLGDIENVADIAIKSGCDVVFIAGGAFGSSALLKELVWALETHNIQLIVAPSLTDVSGERVRFRPVDGLPLIHVDGPRGHLATRGSKRLFDVVGSLTLILLFSPLLAVLAVRVRLHDGGPALFRQVRTGRDEKAFRCLKFRTMVLDAEALLARLHEEQGHSNGLFKMKDDPRITKPGKWMRRFSLDELPQLFNVLRGDMSLVGPRPPLPSEVLSYEKSTLRRLRVRPGMTGLWQVSGRSDLTWDETVRLDLYYVDNWSMLQDISILARTVGAVFRSSGAY encoded by the coding sequence GTGCGGACCATCCCGGTCTTAGTGTTGTTCGCGGACCTCGTCCTGATCGTGTCGACAATCGCCTTCGCCGCCGTGGTGCGCGGTCGCATCACCATCTTTGGAGATGCGGCCGAGATCGCCTCCACCGTCGTGGGTGGCGTGATGGTCTTCATGACGGTCGCTTGGGTGGGCAGCATCGCCCTCATCGGTGGCTACGAACCGCAGGTCTTCGACAGCGGGTTGGACGAGTACAAGCGCGTCCTCCGCGGGAGCCTGCTCGCCGCCGGGGCCATCGGCATCGCCTGCTATCTGCTGCAGTACGAACTCTCCCGAGGCTTCTTCGTCATCGCATTCTTGGTCGGCATTGTGGAACTGATCATCGGGCGGTTCATCTTTCGGCGACTCACGTTCGCTGCGCGGCGTCGTGGCCACCTCCTGCACAAGGTGCTGATCGCGGGGTCCCGGTCGCACGCCGACGAACTGGCGCTCAATCTCAAGCGCGAGCGGCGTCTGGGCTACAGAGTCACCGGTGTGGTCACTCCCGCCTATGACATGTCCCCGAAAACTCGGAGTGGCATCGCCGTGCTCGGTGACATCGAGAACGTGGCGGACATCGCGATCAAGAGTGGGTGCGACGTGGTCTTCATCGCTGGTGGTGCCTTCGGCTCGTCCGCACTCCTCAAGGAACTGGTGTGGGCGCTGGAGACGCACAACATCCAGCTCATCGTCGCCCCCAGCCTGACCGATGTGTCCGGTGAGCGAGTGCGGTTCCGACCGGTCGACGGCCTGCCGCTCATTCACGTCGATGGCCCCCGAGGTCACCTGGCGACCCGGGGCAGCAAGCGTCTATTCGACGTCGTCGGTTCTCTCACGCTGATCCTGCTGTTCAGCCCCCTGCTAGCAGTTCTTGCCGTGCGAGTGCGGCTGCACGACGGTGGCCCGGCCCTGTTCCGCCAGGTGCGTACCGGGCGCGATGAGAAGGCTTTCCGCTGCCTCAAGTTCCGGACCATGGTTCTGGATGCCGAGGCGCTGTTGGCCCGGTTGCACGAGGAGCAGGGCCACTCCAACGGGCTTTTCAAGATGAAGGACGACCCGAGAATCACCAAGCCCGGCAAGTGGATGCGACGGTTCTCCCTCGACGAACTCCCCCAGCTGTTCAACGTGCTCCGCGGCGACATGAGCCTGGTCGGCCCTCGCCCGCCGCTGCCGTCCGAGGTGCTCAGCTACGAGAAGAGCACCCTGCGGCGGCTCCGGGTTCGGCCGGGTATGACCGGTCTCTGGCAGGTCTCCGGTCGCTCTGACCTGACCTGGGACGAGACGGTGCGGTTGGACCTCTACTACGTGGACAACTGGTCCATGCTGCAGGACATCTCGATCCTGGCCCGCACGGTTGGTGCGGTCTTCCGCTCCAGCGGCGCCTACTGA
- a CDS encoding GDP-mannose 4,6-dehydratase encodes MRAFITGVGGQDGSYLAEQLIADGAEVHALVRSADGPPPFCPPEVRLHTGDVTEHDALRRLLFDVAPDEVYNLAAVSSVARSWQEPDLVRAVNGDAAVALMDATLALQESTGSPVRFVQASSAEIFGSPSTAPQDESTPVSPTNPYGEAKALAHLAVSQARIRGLHAVSAILYNHESPRRPATFVTRKITSTVAAIARGDADELVLGNVEARRDWGWAPDYVDAMVRAVRHPIAQDYVVATGESHTVRDLVREAFTSAGISDWEHYVRVDPDLLRPTDAAVLVGDSGRARVTLGWAPSKTFSAVVAAMVAADLR; translated from the coding sequence GTGCGCGCCTTCATCACCGGTGTCGGCGGGCAGGACGGCAGCTATCTCGCAGAGCAGCTGATCGCCGACGGCGCCGAGGTGCACGCCCTGGTGCGCTCCGCGGACGGGCCTCCCCCGTTCTGTCCGCCCGAGGTGCGGCTGCACACCGGTGATGTCACCGAGCACGATGCGCTGCGCCGGTTGCTGTTCGACGTGGCGCCGGACGAGGTCTACAACCTGGCGGCGGTGAGCTCGGTGGCCCGCTCGTGGCAGGAGCCCGACCTGGTGCGCGCAGTCAACGGCGACGCCGCGGTGGCGCTGATGGACGCGACCCTGGCCCTGCAAGAGTCGACCGGGAGCCCGGTGCGCTTCGTGCAGGCCTCCAGCGCGGAGATCTTCGGCTCCCCCAGCACCGCGCCGCAGGACGAGTCCACCCCGGTCTCACCCACCAACCCGTACGGCGAGGCGAAGGCCCTGGCGCACCTCGCGGTGTCCCAGGCGCGGATCCGCGGCCTGCACGCGGTCAGCGCCATCCTCTACAACCACGAGTCGCCGCGGCGCCCGGCCACCTTCGTGACCCGGAAGATCACTTCGACCGTGGCGGCGATCGCTCGGGGGGACGCCGACGAGTTGGTGCTGGGCAACGTGGAGGCGCGTCGGGACTGGGGCTGGGCTCCGGACTACGTGGACGCGATGGTGCGGGCCGTGCGGCACCCCATCGCCCAGGACTACGTGGTGGCCACCGGCGAGAGCCACACGGTGCGGGATCTGGTGCGCGAGGCGTTCACCTCGGCAGGGATCTCGGACTGGGAGCACTACGTGCGAGTCGACCCCGACCTGTTGCGTCCCACCGACGCCGCCGTGCTCGTCGGCGACTCGGGGCGCGCGCGGGTGACGCTGGGGTGGGCGCCGAGCAAGACGTTCTCCGCGGTGGTGGCCGCGATGGTCGCCGCGGATCTGCGCTAG
- the gmd gene encoding GDP-mannose 4,6-dehydratase translates to MTRALITGITGQDGLYLAELLLKKGYEVHGLIRGQNNPRRELVEKLVPEVHLHNGDLTDLSSLMRALRESDPQEVYNLGAVSFVAFSWENAFVTSDVTALGVLNILEAVRLHAGDDPGSIRFYQASSSEMFGKVHEVPQKESTLLWPRSPYGVSKVYGHYMTINYRESYGMHASSGILFNHESPRRGEEFVTRKVSKAVAAIKLGRQKEIVMGNLDARRDWGFAGDYVEAMWRMLQQDEADDYVISTGETHSIEELLDVAFTHVGIDDWRPYVRQDPRFMRPAEVDLLIGDSTKAREVLDWKPTVAFPDLVKMMVDSDLAALQSGW, encoded by the coding sequence ATGACCCGCGCTCTCATCACTGGAATCACCGGCCAGGACGGTCTCTATCTGGCCGAGCTCCTGCTGAAGAAGGGCTACGAGGTCCACGGACTGATCCGCGGCCAGAACAACCCTCGCCGGGAGCTGGTGGAGAAGCTGGTCCCCGAGGTCCACCTGCACAACGGCGACCTCACCGACCTCTCCAGCCTGATGCGCGCGCTGCGCGAGAGCGACCCCCAGGAGGTCTACAACCTGGGCGCGGTCAGCTTCGTGGCGTTCTCCTGGGAGAACGCGTTCGTGACCAGCGACGTGACCGCGCTGGGGGTGCTCAACATCCTGGAGGCCGTCCGCCTGCACGCCGGCGACGACCCGGGCTCGATCCGGTTCTACCAGGCGTCCAGCTCGGAGATGTTCGGCAAGGTGCACGAGGTCCCGCAGAAGGAGTCGACGCTGCTGTGGCCGCGCTCGCCCTACGGCGTCAGCAAGGTCTACGGCCACTACATGACGATCAACTACCGCGAGTCCTACGGGATGCACGCCTCGTCCGGGATCCTGTTCAACCACGAGTCCCCGCGCCGCGGCGAGGAGTTCGTGACCCGCAAGGTCAGCAAGGCCGTGGCAGCGATCAAGCTCGGCCGCCAGAAGGAGATCGTCATGGGCAACCTCGACGCTCGCCGCGACTGGGGCTTCGCCGGCGACTACGTCGAGGCGATGTGGCGCATGCTGCAGCAGGACGAGGCCGACGACTACGTCATCTCCACCGGCGAGACGCACTCCATCGAGGAGCTGCTGGACGTGGCGTTCACCCACGTCGGCATCGACGACTGGCGGCCCTACGTCCGGCAGGACCCGCGCTTCATGCGGCCCGCGGAGGTTGACCTGCTGATCGGTGACTCCACCAAGGCGCGTGAGGTGCTGGACTGGAAGCCGACCGTCGCGTTCCCCGACCTGGTCAAGATGATGGTCGACAGCGATCTCGCCGCGCTCCAGTCCGGCTGGTGA
- the galE gene encoding UDP-glucose 4-epimerase GalE, which produces MKILVTGGAGYIGSHTVLALAEAGHDVEVVDNFVNSSAESIRRVEKLSGAQIPLHELDLRDEPGITALLDGAGFDSVIHFAGLKAVGESVRQPLDYYGNNLEGTLALVRAMQAAGTRQLVFSSSATVYGDRAPVPYTEEFEPLDSTNPYGRTKAMTEQILVDLAAADPSWRIALLRYFNPVGAHPSGEIGEDPNGIPNNLTPFIAQVAVGRLESLTVFGDDYDTADGTCERDYIHVLDLVDGHVAALEYLAEHPVGARAWNLGTGTGTSVLQVIAAFEKAAGVPVPYTVGPRRDGDLPTTYADATRAREELGWVATRGIEEMCADLWRWQSRNPQGFKG; this is translated from the coding sequence ATGAAGATCCTCGTCACCGGCGGCGCCGGCTACATCGGCTCGCACACCGTCCTAGCCCTCGCGGAGGCCGGCCACGACGTCGAGGTCGTCGACAACTTCGTGAACTCCTCGGCCGAGTCGATCCGCCGGGTGGAGAAGCTCTCCGGGGCGCAGATCCCGCTGCACGAGCTCGACCTGCGTGACGAGCCGGGGATCACCGCGCTGCTGGACGGCGCCGGCTTCGACTCCGTCATCCACTTCGCCGGGCTCAAGGCGGTGGGCGAGAGCGTGCGCCAGCCGCTGGACTACTACGGCAACAACCTCGAGGGCACCCTGGCGCTGGTGCGTGCCATGCAGGCCGCCGGCACCCGTCAGCTCGTCTTCTCCTCCTCCGCCACCGTGTACGGCGACCGCGCCCCGGTGCCCTACACCGAGGAGTTCGAGCCGCTGGACTCCACCAACCCCTACGGCCGCACCAAGGCGATGACCGAGCAGATCCTGGTCGACCTCGCCGCCGCCGACCCGTCCTGGCGGATCGCACTGCTGCGCTACTTCAACCCCGTGGGCGCCCACCCCTCCGGCGAGATCGGCGAGGACCCCAACGGCATCCCCAACAACCTCACCCCCTTCATCGCCCAGGTCGCCGTCGGGCGCCTGGAGAGCCTGACCGTCTTCGGGGACGACTACGACACCGCCGACGGCACCTGCGAGCGCGACTACATCCACGTGCTCGACCTCGTCGACGGCCATGTCGCCGCACTCGAATACCTCGCCGAGCACCCCGTGGGCGCCCGCGCCTGGAACCTCGGCACCGGCACCGGTACGTCGGTGCTCCAGGTGATCGCCGCCTTCGAGAAGGCCGCCGGGGTGCCCGTGCCCTACACCGTGGGCCCGCGCCGCGACGGCGACCTCCCCACGACGTACGCCGACGCCACCCGAGCCCGGGAGGAGCTCGGCTGGGTCGCGACGCGCGGGATCGAGGAGATGTGCGCCGACCTGTGGCGCTGGCAGTCGCGGAACCCGCAGGGGTTCAAGGGCTGA
- a CDS encoding acyltransferase family protein has product MPQATETASRLDSLTGMRFFAAFLVFGFHALHYGDAPGLGFFGAGMTGVSFFYIVSGFVLAWSARSGTTALVFYGRRFARIYPAYIGAWVVALVLLVVTGAGLSGVDLLPPTLLQAWVPDEDAYFATNAVFWSLSVEAFFYAMFPFIFPVLARRGRASLTGICAACVGATWAVAVIADQFKGDDTRLWAMAIFPPTRLPEFVLGMALALLVRQGFRVPVSLWWPALLSVGAVGLAGVVPDAYSRVAVTVVPFALLVYAGAVTDIAGRATVLRSRTLVELGVWSYAFYLIHTQVLAVCAEAATRLGHPPADLDTPARLIWWVGALGASILASYLLHALVERPAERRLRPRPRPSVTTQ; this is encoded by the coding sequence ATGCCCCAGGCCACGGAGACCGCAAGCCGGCTCGATTCGCTGACCGGGATGCGGTTCTTCGCCGCCTTCCTCGTGTTCGGCTTCCACGCCCTGCACTACGGCGACGCGCCAGGACTGGGGTTCTTCGGCGCCGGCATGACGGGAGTGTCGTTCTTCTACATCGTGAGCGGCTTCGTGCTGGCTTGGTCCGCTCGGTCAGGGACCACGGCACTCGTGTTCTACGGGCGCCGCTTCGCACGGATCTACCCGGCGTACATCGGAGCTTGGGTGGTGGCGCTGGTGCTGCTCGTCGTGACTGGGGCCGGTCTTTCAGGGGTGGACCTGCTGCCCCCGACGCTTCTCCAGGCTTGGGTGCCAGACGAGGACGCCTACTTCGCGACCAACGCGGTGTTCTGGTCGCTCTCGGTCGAGGCGTTCTTCTACGCCATGTTCCCCTTCATCTTTCCGGTGCTGGCGAGACGCGGTCGCGCCTCGCTGACCGGAATCTGTGCCGCGTGCGTCGGTGCCACGTGGGCGGTCGCCGTGATTGCGGATCAGTTCAAGGGGGACGACACGCGACTGTGGGCGATGGCGATCTTCCCGCCGACTCGGCTCCCCGAGTTCGTCCTTGGCATGGCCCTGGCGCTATTGGTCCGCCAAGGTTTCAGGGTTCCGGTGTCGCTGTGGTGGCCTGCCCTCCTCTCGGTCGGAGCGGTGGGGCTGGCCGGCGTGGTGCCGGACGCATACTCCCGTGTCGCCGTGACGGTCGTCCCGTTCGCGCTGCTCGTGTACGCGGGGGCGGTGACTGATATCGCTGGCCGGGCGACAGTTCTGCGATCAAGGACGCTGGTCGAGTTGGGCGTCTGGTCCTACGCCTTCTATCTGATACACACCCAAGTGCTCGCCGTCTGCGCTGAGGCCGCGACGCGCCTAGGGCACCCACCCGCAGACCTCGACACGCCTGCGCGTCTGATCTGGTGGGTCGGCGCCCTAGGCGCGTCGATCCTGGCGTCCTACCTACTCCACGCGCTCGTGGAGCGCCCGGCGGAACGGAGATTGCGGCCCAGGCCCCGTCCCTCCGTCACCACTCAGTAG
- a CDS encoding carboxymuconolactone decarboxylase family protein, whose translation MSIMSSGGPVHAHAPELVQELLSLNEVAEATCSGPEMDLCKLRMRQMHGADLGEAAPDGVSPEKAAALSEWWESDLFSDHERACLHLTEQFVLAVSAVRQEDIDALMPTWSDDEIYDFVMALYVADMSSRADLVLASVFDDAALSTRPQGD comes from the coding sequence ATGAGCATCATGTCGTCTGGCGGTCCCGTGCACGCCCATGCGCCCGAGCTGGTGCAGGAGCTGCTCAGCCTCAACGAGGTGGCCGAGGCCACCTGCTCCGGTCCGGAGATGGACCTGTGCAAGCTGCGGATGCGACAGATGCACGGCGCCGATCTCGGTGAGGCCGCGCCCGACGGAGTGTCGCCCGAGAAGGCCGCGGCGCTCTCGGAGTGGTGGGAGTCCGACCTGTTCTCCGACCACGAGCGCGCCTGCCTGCACCTCACCGAGCAGTTCGTGCTGGCGGTGAGCGCGGTGCGGCAGGAGGACATCGACGCCCTGATGCCCACCTGGTCCGACGACGAGATCTATGACTTCGTGATGGCGCTCTATGTGGCGGACATGTCCTCGCGCGCCGATCTCGTGCTGGCCTCGGTGTTCGACGACGCCGCCCTCTCGACCCGACCGCAGGGAGACTGA